The following nucleotide sequence is from SAR324 cluster bacterium.
CCGATAATCGCAATGGCTTCAACCTCAACCAACAAAGAAGGAAGGACTAGTGCAGGAGTGGAGTAAGAAGCACTAGCGGGTACACCGGTTGGGAAAGCTTCATTGCGCGCTCTACTAAACTCGCCGTATTGAGACATATCAGTCAGGAATGTGTTGATCTTGATTACATCAGCCATCGTTGCCCCAGCAACAGTGAGTAAACTCTCAATATTTTTGAAAACCTGGCTGGATTGAGTGTAAACGTCCCCACCAATCACATTGCCATCACTGTCTAGGGCTACCAGTCCAGACGTATAGATGG
It contains:
- a CDS encoding RidA family protein is translated as MQKQECLDSGWAWTKKYNIGAGVKVGDTIYTSGLVALDSDGNVIGGDVYTQSSQVFKNIESLLTVAGATMADVIKINTFLTDMSQYGEFSRARNEAFPTGVPASASYSTPALVLPSLLVEVEAIAIIG